In the genome of Eschrichtius robustus isolate mEscRob2 chromosome 12, mEscRob2.pri, whole genome shotgun sequence, one region contains:
- the LMOD3 gene encoding leiomodin-3 — protein MSEHSRNSDQEELFDGEIDEDEILANLSPEELKELQLEMEVMAPDPRLPVGMIQKDQTDKPPTGNFDHKSLVDYMYWQKASRRMLEDERVPLTFVSSKGKTQEQHEEIDKSNKNVSQYLKEKLNNEIAAHKTESQGSDNVQETNNEDNEDDVEDEEDDTEDEEDDSEDEEDEGKEDSEESDEKTKRGEEGEVKEQIRNGENNSQQVTDKVTEEQKDRPEAQEKSEKKISKLDPKKLALDTSFLKVSARPSGNQTDLDGSLRRVRQNDPDVKELNLNNIENIPKEMLLDFVNAMKKNKHIKTFSLANVGADENLAFALANMLRENRSITTLNIESNFITGKGIVAIMRCLQFNETLTELRFHNQRHMLGHHAETEIARLLKANNTLLKMGYHFELPGPRMVVTNLLTRNQDRQRQKRQEEQKQQQLKEQRKLIAMLENGLGLPPGMWEMLGGPVPDSGMQEFLQTPPPPPPPRPPSSHAVPFSRQNEMMKKPSHTPKYRTDPDTFRMVKLKRIQRKSRMPEARESAEKTNLKDVIKTLKPVPRNRPPPLVEITPRDQLLNDIRHSNVAYLKPVQLPKELA, from the exons ATGTCGGAACACAGCAGGAATTCAGATCAAGAAGAACTCTTTGACGGGGAGATTGATGAAGATGAAATCTTGGCCAACTTGTCTCCAGAAGAGCTTAAAGAACTGCAGCTGGAAATGGAGGTGATGGCCCCTGACCCCAGGCTTCCTGTGGGAATGATTCAGAAGGATCAGACTGACAAGCCACCAACAGGGAACTTCGACCATAAATCTCTCGTTGATTATATGTATTGGCAAAAGGCATCCAGACGCATGCTGGAAGACGAACGTGTTCCTCTTACCTTTGTGTCATCCAAG GGAAAAACTCAAGAACAGcatgaagaaatagacaaaagtaataaaaatgtgtcccagtatttaaaagaaaagcttAATAATGAAATCGCTGCACATAAAACAGAATCACAGGGCAGTGACAATGTCCAAGAAACAAATAATGAAGATAATGAAGATGATGTGGAAGATGAAGAAGATGACACAGAAGATGAAGAAGATGATTCAGAAGATGaagaagatgaaggaaaagaggACAGTGAAGAGAgtgatgaaaaaacaaaaagaggagaggaaggtgAGGTAAAGGAGCAAATCAGAAATGGTGAGAACAACAGCCAACAGGTAACTGataaagtaactgaagaacagaAGGACAGACCAGAGGCCcaagaaaaaagtgagaaaaaaatatcaaaattagaTCCCAAGAAGCTAGCTCTAGATACCAGTTTTTTGAAGGTAAGTGCAAGGCCTTCCGGAAACCAAACGGACCTAGATGGGAGCTTAAGGCGAGTGAGACAAAATGACCCTGACGTGAAGGAACTCAACCTGAACAACATTGAAAACATCCCCAAAGAAATGTTGTTGGACTTTGTCAACGcgatgaagaaaaacaaacacatcaaaacctTCAGTTTAGCGAACGTGGGTGCGGATGAGAACCTAGCATTCGCCCTGGCCAACATGTTGCGTGAAAACAGGAGCATTACCACTCTTAACATCGAGTCCAATTTCATCACAGGCAAGGGAATCGTGGCCATCATGAGGTGTCTCCAGTTTAATGAGACACTAACCGAACTTCGGTTTCACAATCAGAGGCATATGTTGGGCCACCATGCTGAAACGGAAATAGCCAGGCTTTTGAAGGCAAACAACACTCTCCTGAAGATGGGCTACCATTTTGAGCTTCCAGGTCCCAGAATGGTGGTAACCAATCTGCTCACCAGGAATCAGGATAGACAAAGGCAGAAAAGACAAGAAGAACAGAAACAGCAGCAACTCAAAGAGCAGAGAAAGTTAATAGCCATGTTGGAGAACGGGTTGGGGCTGCCACCTGGGATGTGGGAGATGCTGGGGGGACCAGTGCCCGATTCTGGGATGCAGGAGTTCCTCcagactcctcctcctcctcctcctcctcgaccTCCCAGCTCCCACGCAGTCCCCTTCAGTCGACAAAATGAAATGATGAAAAAGCCATCGCACACTCCAAAGTACAGGACGGACCCTGACACCTTCCGCATGGTAAAGCTAAAGAGGATCCAGCGCAAATCTCGgatgccagaagccagagaatCAGCCGAGAAAACCAACCTCAAAGACGTGATCAAAACACTCAAACCAGTGCCGAGAAATAGGCCACCCCCGCTGGTGGAAATCACCCCCAGAGATCAGCTCTTGAACGACATTCGTCACAGTAACGTCGCCTATCTTAAACCT